TACCCCCGATACCGCACCCGATCAATCCGATTTGAAGCCCCTGGCTGATAAAAATTTTCTTGATGGTTTTGGGTGTCATTCCCATCGCAAGCAAAACGCCGATATCTTTCTTTTTCTGGATCACAATCATAGTCAGTGATCCAACAATGTTCAGCGCAGCGACCAGGACGATGATCATAAGAATAAAATAGGACCCCCACTTTTCTATATACATGACATCGTAAAGCGGTTTCTGCAAATCGTACCAGCTCTGCACGCTGTACTCATCTCCAAGCATCCGGTTCAGATCGGCCTTTACGATTTCAGCGCGTTCAAGATCATCAAGCTGCAGATCAAATCCCGTTACTTCATTTCTCATGTTGAAAAGACGCTGGGCAGCCTGAAGGTCGGCGTAGACCACTTCATCATCAATAATCTGCTGAATGGTGTAGCTGCCACGTACTGAAAACCGGCTCACACGAGGTACCGAAAATTGTGTGAGCGCACGCCGCATACCCGAAGGGCTGAGCAGTGCAATTTCATCTCCCGGGCTCAGCCCATAGCGGTTTACAAGCATATCCCCGATAACGATTCCGGGACGGTTGTTCTGTACCGACAGGTCAAAAATTCCGTTGCGAACGCTCTGCTCAAGCTCGGTGATACGAATGTAGGATCCTCTCTCGACGCCCCGAACCATAACCACTTCATTTTCGCGTTCACTGGAGATCAGCATGGCTCGTCCCTCAATGTAAGGAGCCAGGTTAACAACTTCGGGGTGCTCAAGAATCTTGTCAACCAAGGCGGGGTCGTAAGGCATGGCTGCAGCTCCCTTTTGTTCAATGCGGATATCAGGATCGAAAGAGAGCAGGAAGCCTCTGATCACATCAAAAAAGCCGTTAAACACAGAAAGCACAATAATCAGCAGTGCTGTGCCTAATGTAATGCCGGCGATGCTTATACCCGTTAAAACCGAGATAAGCGAAACATGCTTTCTTGAGAACAGATAGCGTCTGGATATAAAACGAATGATATTCATTCCTGAATTTGTATTTATCCCCTTTTAACAGTTCATTTGCTGATATCGATTAAATGGCAATATTATTATTTATATCTTTGCGGCCTGCCAGTTCAACTTTTGGGATAGAAAGACATGACGCTTAAAATCGAAGAAATTGATGCAATATCCAATGGAGATCACGGGGACCTTTTCGGGGTATTGGGATTACACACTGTGAACGTTGATGGGAAAGAAAAATTGGTTTTCAGAGCTTTTCGGCCTGATGCGAAAGAGCTTCACCTGCTTCTGGACGGCGTAAAAAAACCGGTGGAGGTTTCCAGGGTAAATGACGCAGGTTTTTTTGAACACCTGTTTGCACGCAGAAAAAAAAGGTTTGCGTACAAAATCAGGGTGATTCCCTATGAGGGGGAAGCGTATGAAATTGAGGACGCATACAGATTCGGCCCGCTCATTTCAGATTTTGATTTGCAGCTTTGGGGAGAAGGCAACCATCACCATGCATACCGGCTGATGGGAGCCCATCACAAAACGGTGGATGGCGTCGAGGGAACCCATTTTGTGGTATCTGCACCCAGTGCGGGACGGGTTAGTGTAATCGGTTCATTTAACGGCTGGGACGGCCGCATTCATGGTATGAGAAAGTACCATGATCAGGGTATATGGGAAACCTTCATTCCCCACGTTGCCAAAGGCGATCTCTATAAATATGAGATTAAATCCCATATGACTGACGCTCCGCTGAAGAAGGCGGATCCATATGCGGCTTCTTCAGAATTGCGGCCCGGAACCGCGTCGCGGGTGTGGGTTGAATCGTATGACTGGGGCGACCACAACTGGATGGACAACCGTAAGGAGCATCAGCACTTTAACCGGCCCGTCAGTATTTATGAAATTCATGCCGGTTCGTGGAAAAGAAAAGTAGGAGAAACACCCGGTTTTCTAAGTTATCGTGAGCTGGCGGAGGACCTGGTACCCTACGTCAGTGAAATGGGATTTACCCATGTTGAACTGATGCCTGTGGCCGAACATCCGTATGATCCTTCATGGGGATACCAGATAACGGGCTATTTTGCGCCTACCAGCCGCTTCGGCAACCCCGATGACTTCCGTTATTTTGTTGATGAGTGTCACAAGGCGGGCATAGGCGTAATCCTGGACTGGGTTCCGGCACACTTTACTAAAGATGACCACGGTTTGCGCCGCTTTGATGGTACGGCAATGTACGAACATGAGGATCCCAGGCTGGGAGAGCACACAGACTGGGGCACCTGCATTTTCAACTACGGGCGAACCGAAGTGATGAATTTTCTGATATCCAAT
This window of the Rhodohalobacter mucosus genome carries:
- a CDS encoding FtsX-like permease family protein; its protein translation is MNIIRFISRRYLFSRKHVSLISVLTGISIAGITLGTALLIIVLSVFNGFFDVIRGFLLSFDPDIRIEQKGAAAMPYDPALVDKILEHPEVVNLAPYIEGRAMLISSERENEVVMVRGVERGSYIRITELEQSVRNGIFDLSVQNNRPGIVIGDMLVNRYGLSPGDEIALLSPSGMRRALTQFSVPRVSRFSVRGSYTIQQIIDDEVVYADLQAAQRLFNMRNEVTGFDLQLDDLERAEIVKADLNRMLGDEYSVQSWYDLQKPLYDVMYIEKWGSYFILMIIVLVAALNIVGSLTMIVIQKKKDIGVLLAMGMTPKTIKKIFISQGLQIGLIGCGIGGIVGIAISLAQKEYGLLKLTSSFIIDAYPVMIQPLDILLVAGGSLLLCITASWYPALRASAVQPADAVRGE
- the glgB gene encoding 1,4-alpha-glucan branching protein GlgB, translated to MTLKIEEIDAISNGDHGDLFGVLGLHTVNVDGKEKLVFRAFRPDAKELHLLLDGVKKPVEVSRVNDAGFFEHLFARRKKRFAYKIRVIPYEGEAYEIEDAYRFGPLISDFDLQLWGEGNHHHAYRLMGAHHKTVDGVEGTHFVVSAPSAGRVSVIGSFNGWDGRIHGMRKYHDQGIWETFIPHVAKGDLYKYEIKSHMTDAPLKKADPYAASSELRPGTASRVWVESYDWGDHNWMDNRKEHQHFNRPVSIYEIHAGSWKRKVGETPGFLSYRELAEDLVPYVSEMGFTHVELMPVAEHPYDPSWGYQITGYFAPTSRFGNPDDFRYFVDECHKAGIGVILDWVPAHFTKDDHGLRRFDGTAMYEHEDPRLGEHTDWGTCIFNYGRTEVMNFLISNAVYWAEEFHIDGLRVDAVASMLYLDYSRDEGEWIPNQYGGRENLEAIHFLRRFNEVIHEYFPGILTFAEESTSWQGVSRPTSSGGLGFDFKWNMGWMNDTLAYMEKDPIYRKYHQDQLSFSLIYAFSEQFILPLSHDEVVHMKQSLLSKMPGDDWQKFANLRLLYTYMYGHPGKKLLFMGDEIGQWSEWTEAHSIDWHLLEWESHQGIKNIVKDLNRLYVDEGACHEIDSSWEGFEWIDISDADNSLLSFVRRGRNPDDFLVFLLNFTPSVHKEYKFGVPEACEYRVILNSDSEFYGGSNAGPTKVQGKKGPWHSQPNHIVVDVPPLAGVVLKPV